The proteins below are encoded in one region of Ferroplasma acidiphilum:
- a CDS encoding amidase, which translates to MIPPIHTLHDLIISGEISPYHLFKKSAENISHLNPDINSFATLRPFNEPTIHKHSSSPLYGIPYSVKDIIDTKNLRTEYGSEFFKGHVPQEDADVIRALDEYGPVLQGKTNTHEFAMGIVTPVCNNPWNVSKITGGSSGGSAAAVSSGLSLFSLGTDTAGSIRIPSSMCGVSGLKPTTGSLSVKGIFPEAWSLDTVGPITRYASDIPAIVTAMGFKSPRAKSQRRKPLLGIIGNLTESSDTNVKFAFYSFMDHMVSEDLVDIKEIHIDNMESMASAADMIDGCENATIHRSRYENNPELFSVESRNQIKYYSSLKPMDYIEAKRLRMRQGMEFNSLFNQYDFLVSPTLPTIAPDKKEIENVPFDYFMKYIKFTNPFNLFGVPALSIPCGFSRDMPVGLQIVGGKLRDIEVCNLASRFQEITDFHTRIPPIAKNINYFDI; encoded by the coding sequence ATGATACCACCGATACACACATTGCATGATTTAATTATTTCTGGAGAGATATCTCCATATCATTTGTTTAAAAAATCAGCTGAGAACATAAGCCACTTAAACCCGGACATAAATTCTTTTGCGACGTTAAGGCCATTTAATGAACCTACCATACATAAACATTCTAGTAGCCCATTGTATGGAATCCCATATTCTGTGAAGGACATAATAGACACTAAAAATCTCCGGACTGAGTACGGGTCTGAATTCTTCAAAGGCCATGTTCCACAGGAGGACGCAGATGTTATCAGGGCATTGGATGAATACGGGCCTGTATTGCAGGGCAAAACAAATACACACGAGTTTGCCATGGGCATAGTTACTCCCGTGTGCAACAATCCCTGGAACGTATCAAAAATAACCGGGGGTTCAAGTGGTGGGTCAGCGGCTGCAGTATCATCAGGGCTTTCCCTTTTCTCATTGGGAACAGATACCGCCGGTTCTATACGCATTCCATCAAGCATGTGCGGGGTGAGTGGATTAAAACCAACAACCGGTAGCCTTTCAGTAAAGGGGATATTCCCTGAAGCCTGGTCACTGGACACTGTTGGCCCGATAACAAGATATGCCTCTGATATACCTGCCATAGTAACCGCTATGGGCTTTAAATCACCTAGAGCAAAAAGTCAGAGAAGGAAACCTTTGCTGGGGATAATAGGAAATTTAACTGAAAGTTCCGATACTAATGTAAAGTTTGCATTTTACTCATTCATGGATCATATGGTTTCTGAAGATCTTGTAGATATAAAAGAGATACATATAGACAACATGGAGAGCATGGCATCAGCTGCCGATATGATTGATGGTTGTGAGAATGCAACCATACACCGCTCCAGATATGAAAATAACCCCGAGTTATTTTCTGTGGAATCCAGAAATCAAATTAAATATTATTCGTCACTTAAACCAATGGATTATATTGAGGCAAAGAGATTAAGAATGAGACAAGGCATGGAATTCAACAGCCTATTCAACCAGTATGATTTCCTGGTTTCCCCTACATTGCCAACCATAGCGCCGGATAAAAAGGAAATTGAGAATGTGCCATTTGATTACTTTATGAAATATATAAAATTTACAAATCCGTTTAATTTGTTTGGAGTGCCTGCGCTTTCAATTCCCTGTGGCTTTAGCAGAGATATGCCTGTGGGACTTCAGATCGTGGGTGGCAAACTAAGGGATATAGAGGTATGCAACCTTGCTTCCAGATTCCAGGAAATAACTGATTTCCATACACGAATACCCCCTATCGCAAAAAATATAAATTATTTTGATATATAA
- a CDS encoding aldehyde dehydrogenase family protein codes for MEKIFGNIIDGIEETGGAKIELKSPVDGSLMGYIIDTDKDTVERAIQSSRAAFNKFYPESTIKSRQELIGKLADIVQEKATIYADLESKNTGKTIRQSTFMDIPLAISHIRYFAETDEFKFQRKITHPEYPGTEGIVQNAPMGVVASIAPWNVPFLMAVWKIIPPVLAGNAVVIKPSHYTPLTAIELVKDMKAAGFPDGLVNLVNGTGRTTGNFLVNSDHVDMVSFTGSTPTGSRIMEQAAKNITKVSLELGGKSPNIVFADADLDHAVKGVIFGIFLNAGQLCESASRLIIEESIMDKFLQKVKIYLDSMKSGNPMDFETDISAITTKEQKEKIESLISQTVKSGGNIFYSKNMQGTPDNGTYFPPTLLTGLTPGQQISDEEIFGPVLTVYPFKSEKEAIDLANSTKYGLAAGIWTKDIEKAGRVASMIEAGTVWVNEYHLLSAAAPRGGFKKGGIGRELGLEGILEYTQTRHIFYGNNESGMSDVAYGILIKTE; via the coding sequence ATGGAGAAGATATTTGGCAATATAATTGATGGAATTGAGGAAACCGGTGGGGCGAAGATAGAGCTAAAGAGCCCGGTAGACGGGTCATTGATGGGATATATAATAGATACTGATAAGGATACAGTTGAACGGGCTATACAATCATCCAGGGCGGCTTTCAATAAATTTTACCCTGAGTCCACAATAAAATCCAGGCAGGAATTGATCGGGAAACTTGCTGATATTGTCCAGGAAAAGGCCACAATATATGCAGACCTGGAATCAAAAAATACCGGGAAAACTATCCGCCAGAGTACTTTTATGGATATACCTCTAGCAATATCCCATATCAGGTACTTTGCTGAAACAGATGAATTCAAATTTCAGAGGAAGATTACGCATCCGGAATACCCAGGCACAGAGGGCATAGTCCAGAACGCACCTATGGGCGTTGTAGCTTCCATAGCACCATGGAATGTTCCCTTTTTAATGGCTGTATGGAAAATAATCCCACCGGTACTGGCTGGAAACGCTGTTGTCATTAAGCCATCACATTATACACCATTGACTGCTATTGAACTTGTAAAAGATATGAAGGCGGCGGGCTTTCCAGATGGGCTTGTGAATCTTGTAAACGGCACAGGCAGGACAACCGGGAACTTCCTGGTGAACAGTGACCATGTTGATATGGTAAGTTTCACAGGTTCCACCCCTACAGGATCCAGAATCATGGAACAGGCAGCTAAAAACATAACGAAAGTATCCCTTGAACTCGGTGGCAAATCACCGAATATAGTCTTTGCAGATGCTGATCTGGACCACGCTGTAAAAGGCGTAATATTTGGAATATTCCTTAACGCAGGGCAACTGTGTGAATCTGCAAGCAGGTTAATCATTGAAGAATCAATTATGGACAAATTCCTACAGAAAGTGAAAATATATCTGGATTCCATGAAATCAGGAAATCCAATGGACTTCGAGACCGATATCAGCGCCATAACAACTAAGGAGCAAAAGGAAAAAATAGAGTCATTAATTAGCCAGACTGTCAAATCGGGCGGAAATATATTTTATTCAAAGAATATGCAGGGCACACCTGATAATGGTACATATTTTCCTCCAACACTTCTAACCGGATTAACTCCAGGACAACAAATTTCTGATGAAGAAATATTTGGCCCTGTATTGACAGTATATCCATTTAAATCTGAAAAAGAAGCCATAGATCTGGCAAATAGCACAAAATATGGCCTTGCTGCCGGAATATGGACAAAGGATATTGAGAAAGCCGGGAGGGTAGCATCAATGATAGAGGCAGGAACTGTATGGGTAAACGAATACCATCTATTGTCAGCTGCTGCACCGAGAGGAGGATTTAAGAAAGGCGGCATTGGCAGGGAGCTGGGGCTTGAAGGTATTCTGGAATATACACAGACAAGGCACATATTCTATGGAAATAATGAATCTGGAATGAGCGATGTGGCATATGGTATATTGATCAAAACTGAATGA